One genomic window of Comamonas serinivorans includes the following:
- a CDS encoding phosphopantetheine-binding protein, with protein MTDTHNQPADDTLIRELAELMVSSLNLEMAAEDIDPDAPLYGDGLGLDSIDILEIALAVSKQYGFQLKADDDNNARIFSSLRHLANHVAAQRV; from the coding sequence ATGACCGACACACACAACCAGCCCGCCGATGACACCCTGATCCGGGAGCTGGCTGAGCTGATGGTTTCCTCCCTCAACCTGGAGATGGCCGCCGAAGACATCGACCCCGACGCCCCGCTGTACGGCGACGGGCTGGGCCTGGATTCCATCGACATCCTGGAAATCGCCCTGGCGGTCTCGAAACAGTACGGCTTCCAGCTCAAGGCCGACGATGACAACAACGCCAGGATCTTCTCCAGCCTGCGCCACCTGGCCAACCACGTCGCCGCGCAGCGCGTCTGA
- a CDS encoding AMP-binding protein, with amino-acid sequence MTDSTWPLCTHAADQALIASEHGAITAGDFVARARALAAHLPVGAPVLNVSQSHFGFSLGLAAALLRGCISLMPPNFAPETVRLMQRVAPQAQVDLHHWSGRQATGALAHVAPGDIVCLHDGGDHPADLPTLDLRPWLSTRPQPCTGPFTMPRIAGDQLAALVFTSGSTGEPSGHRKTWGKLVLNARSAQTRLAWAPGSLVATVPPQHMYGFESSVLLALHGGHAMWHGKPMLPADIAHALAAAPAPRCLISTPWHLSLVLEALDNGLSLPPVADVLSATAPLSGELAQRIEDRLGAPVHEIYGSTETGQIATHRTVRSSDWQLLDGVRLSLEHQDGEDVAWVSDGHIEGRVPLADMVTQLDDGHFRLIGRRADMVNIAGKRHSIAALNAIVQRLPGVKDGAFFDPGNQPDAAGADTQVQRLCAFVVAPGLDAKAVTQALRAHIDPVFLPRPLWLLDSLPRNATSKLPRSALQALHARLTQRPG; translated from the coding sequence ATGACCGACTCCACTTGGCCGCTGTGCACACACGCCGCCGACCAGGCCCTGATCGCCAGCGAACACGGCGCGATCACCGCCGGCGATTTCGTGGCGCGCGCCCGCGCGCTGGCCGCCCACCTGCCCGTCGGGGCGCCCGTGCTCAACGTGAGCCAAAGCCACTTCGGCTTCAGCCTGGGGCTGGCGGCCGCCCTGCTGCGCGGCTGTATCAGCCTGATGCCGCCCAATTTCGCCCCCGAAACCGTGCGCCTGATGCAACGCGTCGCACCGCAGGCGCAGGTCGACCTGCATCATTGGTCTGGCCGGCAGGCCACGGGTGCCCTCGCCCACGTTGCACCGGGCGACATCGTCTGCCTGCACGACGGGGGAGACCACCCCGCCGACCTGCCCACGCTGGACCTGCGGCCCTGGCTGTCGACCCGGCCCCAGCCCTGCACCGGCCCGTTCACCATGCCCCGGATCGCCGGCGACCAGCTCGCGGCACTGGTCTTCACCTCCGGCTCCACGGGCGAGCCCAGCGGCCACCGCAAGACCTGGGGCAAGCTGGTGCTGAACGCCCGCAGCGCGCAAACCCGACTCGCATGGGCCCCGGGTAGCCTGGTGGCCACCGTGCCACCGCAGCACATGTACGGTTTCGAGTCCAGCGTGCTGCTCGCGCTGCACGGCGGCCATGCCATGTGGCACGGCAAACCCATGCTGCCGGCCGACATCGCCCACGCCCTGGCCGCGGCACCGGCGCCGCGCTGCCTCATCAGCACCCCCTGGCACCTGTCGCTGGTGCTCGAAGCCCTGGACAACGGCCTCAGCCTACCCCCGGTGGCCGATGTGCTCAGCGCCACCGCGCCCCTGTCGGGCGAGCTGGCGCAGCGCATCGAAGACCGCCTGGGCGCGCCCGTGCATGAAATCTATGGCTCGACCGAAACGGGCCAGATCGCCACCCACCGCACCGTGCGCAGCAGCGATTGGCAGCTGCTGGATGGCGTGCGCCTGTCGCTCGAGCACCAGGACGGCGAAGACGTCGCCTGGGTCAGCGACGGGCACATCGAAGGCCGCGTGCCGCTGGCCGACATGGTCACCCAGCTCGACGACGGGCATTTCCGCCTCATTGGGCGCCGCGCCGACATGGTGAACATCGCCGGCAAGCGCCACTCCATCGCCGCGCTCAACGCCATCGTGCAGCGGCTGCCGGGCGTGAAAGACGGCGCCTTCTTCGACCCCGGCAACCAGCCCGATGCCGCCGGCGCCGACACCCAGGTCCAGCGCCTGTGCGCCTTCGTCGTCGCGCCCGGACTCGACGCCAAGGCCGTCACCCAGGCCTTGCGGGCCCACATCGACCCGGTCTTTCTGCCCCGCCCGCTGTGGCTGCTGGACAGCCTGCCCCGCAATGCCACCAGCAAGCTGCCCCGCTCGGCCCTGCAAGCCCTGCACGCCCGCCTGACTCAGCGCCCTGGTTGA
- a CDS encoding putative Ig domain-containing protein: MPGGLSLNPSTGVLSGTPAAGSQGSYTITVTDSHQPTPQTA, translated from the coding sequence CTGCCCGGCGGCTTGAGCCTCAACCCCAGCACCGGCGTGCTCTCGGGCACCCCTGCGGCGGGCAGCCAGGGCAGCTACACGATCACGGTGACGGACAGCCATCAGCCCACGCCGCAGACAGCGTGA
- a CDS encoding putative Ig domain-containing protein, with translation MTLQILPALAATAPAPATVGQAYTGGPAATGGVAPYTWTAASLPTGLTLNPSTGALTGTPAVDTHGDYPLTVADSQSPARTATVTLQVLPATLAIGTSSLPAANQAQVYSAALLATGGVAPYTWMATGLPTGLSLVNGEITGTPTQSGTFAVVVSLSDGATPAQTASVTLVLSVTAADVKPVPTLGGWAISLLGALAAALRARRLRRRRR, from the coding sequence GTGACGCTGCAGATCCTGCCGGCCCTGGCCGCCACGGCACCCGCCCCAGCCACAGTGGGCCAGGCTTACACCGGCGGCCCTGCCGCCACCGGCGGTGTGGCGCCCTACACCTGGACCGCAGCCAGCCTGCCCACGGGCTTGACGCTGAACCCCAGCACGGGCGCGCTCACCGGCACACCCGCCGTGGACACGCACGGCGACTACCCCCTGACGGTGGCGGACAGCCAATCCCCAGCCCGCACCGCCACGGTGACGCTGCAGGTGCTGCCTGCGACGCTGGCCATTGGCACGAGCAGCTTGCCCGCTGCCAACCAGGCCCAGGTCTACAGCGCCGCCTTGCTCGCCACCGGCGGCGTCGCGCCCTACACCTGGATGGCCACCGGCCTGCCCACGGGCTTGTCGCTGGTGAATGGAGAGATCACCGGCACGCCCACGCAGTCGGGCACGTTCGCTGTGGTGGTGTCGCTCAGCGATGGGGCCACCCCGGCGCAGACGGCGAGCGTGACGCTGGTGTTGAGCGTGACGGCCGCTGACGTGAAACCAGTGCCCACGCTGGGCGGGTGGGCCATCAGCCTGCTGGGCGCCTTGGCGGCGGCACTGAGGGCGCGCAGGTTGCGGCGGCGGCGACGCTAA
- a CDS encoding helix-turn-helix domain-containing protein, translating into MNLFLIFQSIQKNRTIALNSDKKIQSIIPAGGLEIVPQGSDISSMWLTPKENMLIALPNERLRSLAGLECGEENLEIYPLGLAISDRKAYAISRAIGKELALQEIGRAEYLDALLTAFGVHIIRNYSNLSSGFSARRAQGGLSPQKWKKIEAYIRENISAKMTIESLAVEVSLSPGHFSRAFKETSGMSPHQFILNMRLSLARGLLEKPNVSFSEVARISGFASNSHMTAVMKRFLGATPSDVRKKRVAI; encoded by the coding sequence GTGAATTTGTTTTTGATTTTTCAGTCGATCCAGAAAAATCGAACCATTGCACTCAATTCCGACAAAAAAATCCAAAGCATCATTCCCGCGGGAGGGTTGGAGATCGTTCCTCAGGGGTCGGATATTTCCTCGATGTGGCTCACTCCCAAGGAAAACATGTTGATCGCCTTACCGAATGAGCGGTTGAGGTCGTTGGCTGGTTTGGAGTGCGGTGAGGAAAACCTTGAAATTTATCCCCTCGGGCTGGCCATTTCTGATCGAAAGGCCTATGCCATTTCCCGCGCGATCGGCAAAGAGCTCGCGCTTCAGGAGATTGGCCGAGCCGAATACTTGGATGCTTTGTTGACTGCATTTGGCGTTCACATCATCCGAAATTATTCGAATCTGTCATCGGGATTCAGTGCAAGGCGGGCCCAGGGCGGGCTTTCGCCGCAAAAATGGAAGAAAATAGAAGCCTACATTCGAGAAAACATCTCCGCAAAGATGACGATTGAGTCATTGGCGGTCGAGGTCTCGCTCTCGCCCGGACACTTCTCGCGGGCTTTCAAAGAAACATCGGGAATGTCACCGCATCAGTTCATTTTGAACATGAGGCTGTCTTTGGCCAGAGGCTTGCTGGAAAAGCCAAACGTTTCCTTTTCCGAGGTGGCCCGAATCTCTGGATTCGCCAGCAACAGTCACATGACCGCCGTGATGAAGCGATTTCTAGGGGCGACCCCAAGCGACGTTCGAAAGAAGCGGGTTGCCATCTAG
- a CDS encoding LssY C-terminal domain-containing protein, protein MRGGSGMLSRAGVIGARIAVLLALALLSACTSLATRAPDAAVDVRSPQEVEAGFMARAHRQTMTRGNVSVSVAALRDEESLGSLGLPLAERGIQPVWIEIVNRSTQPHWFMPVFMDRDFYAAREAAYLFRDMGVHRKVERTLIDRQMKVHVAPQTTVSGFVYTNLTRGIKLINVELLGTGHVLHFDFAREQPGGQFDYQTHHPDELYSPAQQVRTGLNALGTALEKLACCTANAQGTAQGDPLNLVMVGSEHEVLVALVRAGWDFTETINALSVGRMIGAFTFGHSYRNSPVSALYFAGRPQDFAMQRARNSISQRNHLRLWLTPIQVDGTPVWIGQISRDIGVKVTLHSPTWTTHVIDPDVDESRDYLLQDMLMTSNVARWGYTAGVGPAHPDRPRMNLTGDPYFTDGRRLVLFVSRGQRAMQDAEYVQWHDR, encoded by the coding sequence ATGCGCGGCGGTTCCGGTATGCTGTCGAGGGCGGGCGTCATCGGCGCTCGAATCGCGGTCCTGCTGGCGCTGGCCCTGTTGTCTGCTTGCACCAGCTTGGCCACGCGCGCTCCCGACGCCGCCGTCGATGTGCGCAGCCCGCAGGAGGTCGAGGCGGGCTTCATGGCGCGTGCGCATCGCCAGACCATGACGCGCGGAAACGTATCGGTCAGTGTGGCAGCCCTGCGCGACGAGGAGAGCCTTGGCAGTTTGGGTCTGCCCCTGGCAGAGCGCGGCATTCAGCCCGTGTGGATTGAGATCGTCAATCGCAGCACGCAACCTCATTGGTTCATGCCGGTGTTCATGGACCGCGATTTTTATGCGGCGCGCGAGGCGGCCTACCTCTTTCGTGACATGGGCGTGCACCGGAAGGTCGAGCGCACGCTGATTGACCGGCAAATGAAGGTGCATGTGGCGCCCCAGACCACGGTGAGCGGCTTTGTGTATACCAATCTCACGCGTGGCATCAAATTGATCAACGTGGAATTGCTGGGCACGGGCCATGTCCTGCACTTCGATTTCGCCCGCGAGCAACCGGGCGGACAATTTGATTACCAGACCCACCATCCCGATGAACTGTATTCACCCGCACAGCAGGTTCGGACTGGGCTGAACGCCTTAGGGACCGCGTTGGAAAAACTGGCTTGTTGCACGGCCAATGCCCAAGGTACGGCTCAAGGCGACCCCCTTAACTTGGTGATGGTGGGATCGGAGCATGAGGTTTTGGTTGCGCTGGTGCGGGCGGGCTGGGATTTCACGGAAACCATCAACGCGTTGAGCGTGGGCCGAATGATCGGTGCCTTCACGTTCGGTCACAGCTACCGCAATTCACCCGTCAGCGCCCTGTATTTTGCGGGGAGGCCACAGGATTTCGCCATGCAGCGAGCGCGCAACAGCATTTCGCAGCGGAATCATTTGCGGCTTTGGCTGACCCCCATCCAGGTGGATGGCACGCCCGTGTGGATTGGCCAAATCAGCCGCGACATTGGTGTGAAAGTGACCCTGCATTCGCCGACGTGGACGACCCATGTCATCGATCCGGATGTGGACGAATCACGGGACTATCTGCTTCAAGACATGCTGATGACTAGCAACGTCGCTCGCTGGGGCTACACAGCTGGTGTGGGTCCAGCCCACCCAGATCGTCCCCGCATGAACCTGACTGGAGATCCCTATTTCACGGACGGGCGGCGCTTGGTCCTGTTCGTCTCGCGCGGCCAGCGGGCGATGCAAGACGCTGAATATGTCCAATGGCATGACCGATGA
- a CDS encoding lysozyme inhibitor LprI family protein yields MLKFTMACTVLALLAASAHASSDMCYERAQTQAQLNECAAIALKGADDELNALYKQMQGRLQGDSMTRGLLLDAERKWLAFRDAECRFASIRSVDGSLHAMQVNDCLTDMTRTRVIELQNHLACGRGGEQTASQCALPRAKR; encoded by the coding sequence ATGCTCAAATTCACGATGGCCTGCACTGTGCTGGCACTTTTGGCTGCTTCGGCACACGCATCGTCTGACATGTGCTACGAGCGCGCGCAGACGCAGGCCCAGCTCAACGAATGCGCCGCAATCGCCTTGAAGGGCGCCGATGACGAGCTCAACGCCTTATACAAGCAGATGCAAGGCCGCCTTCAGGGCGACTCGATGACGCGAGGGTTGCTCCTAGATGCGGAGCGCAAGTGGCTGGCCTTCCGGGATGCGGAATGCCGCTTTGCGTCGATCCGTTCGGTCGACGGCAGCCTCCATGCCATGCAAGTCAACGATTGCTTGACGGATATGACCCGCACTCGCGTGATCGAGCTGCAAAACCACCTAGCCTGCGGCAGGGGCGGTGAGCAGACGGCTTCGCAGTGTGCTTTGCCGCGCGCAAAACGTTGA
- a CDS encoding DUF3011 domain-containing protein, translated as MPLLYAYPTQVMAQTTVECRSRDYQYTECSARDLSRPQLIHQISSSACILNRTWGYNPRTGYIWVGDGCAGTFADGGGYHHGRSDTYDEGARHYDSRGNDAGAVVSGLVLGAILGAASSSGHHHHSKPSDGYDGCHDTGCLVDNPDEDNGPPEPGQLEMR; from the coding sequence ATGCCGCTGCTGTACGCGTATCCCACCCAGGTCATGGCTCAGACCACAGTCGAATGCAGGTCTCGTGATTACCAATACACCGAGTGCTCGGCACGAGACCTTTCTCGGCCTCAATTGATCCATCAAATATCGAGCAGTGCGTGCATTTTGAATCGCACCTGGGGTTACAACCCGCGCACGGGCTACATCTGGGTGGGCGACGGGTGTGCGGGTACGTTTGCCGACGGTGGCGGCTATCACCACGGCCGAAGCGACACTTACGATGAAGGCGCACGCCACTACGATTCCCGCGGCAACGATGCGGGGGCGGTGGTCAGCGGATTGGTGCTGGGGGCGATTTTGGGTGCTGCCTCGTCGTCGGGCCATCATCACCATTCAAAACCATCGGATGGTTATGACGGGTGCCATGATACGGGATGTCTGGTCGACAACCCGGACGAGGACAACGGTCCTCCGGAGCCAGGTCAGTTGGAGATGCGCTGA
- the thiD gene encoding bifunctional hydroxymethylpyrimidine kinase/phosphomethylpyrimidine kinase: MTSAPASPLAAPPAQPPRYVRVLTIAGSDSGGGAGIQADLKTFAALGCYGMSAITALTAQNTRGVQGIHGVPPEFVRAQIDAVVGDIGVDAVKIGMLATPEVVHAVADAIEAHGLPHVVLDPVMVATSGDRLIAESTVAVLIERLFPLAELITPNLDEAELLLAQAIDHAQGLDEAAQALRALGAPAALLKGGHLPGDWVVDVLATAGGCERLESARIVTHNGHGTGCTLSSAIAAHLALGHGLSEAVGLARAYILNAIAAGADVVTGHGHGPLNHGFAPVAQRIGRA, from the coding sequence ATGACCTCAGCCCCCGCTTCTCCCCTGGCTGCGCCGCCCGCGCAACCGCCACGTTACGTGCGCGTGCTCACCATCGCCGGCTCCGACAGCGGCGGCGGTGCTGGCATCCAGGCCGATCTCAAGACCTTTGCGGCGCTGGGCTGCTATGGCATGAGTGCCATCACCGCGCTGACGGCCCAGAACACGCGCGGTGTGCAGGGCATCCACGGGGTGCCGCCCGAGTTCGTGCGGGCGCAGATCGATGCCGTGGTGGGCGACATCGGCGTCGACGCGGTGAAGATCGGCATGCTGGCCACGCCCGAGGTGGTGCATGCGGTGGCCGACGCCATCGAGGCCCACGGCCTGCCGCACGTGGTGCTGGACCCCGTGATGGTGGCCACCAGCGGCGATCGCCTGATCGCCGAGTCCACGGTGGCGGTGCTGATCGAGCGCCTGTTTCCGCTGGCCGAGCTCATCACCCCCAACCTGGACGAGGCCGAGCTGCTGCTGGCGCAGGCCATCGACCACGCCCAGGGCCTGGACGAGGCCGCCCAGGCGCTGCGCGCGCTGGGCGCACCGGCGGCCCTGCTCAAAGGCGGGCACCTGCCGGGCGACTGGGTCGTCGACGTGCTGGCCACGGCAGGCGGCTGCGAGCGCCTGGAAAGCGCGCGCATCGTGACCCACAACGGCCACGGCACGGGCTGCACGCTGTCGTCCGCCATTGCCGCCCACCTGGCGCTCGGCCATGGCCTGTCCGAGGCCGTGGGCCTGGCGCGCGCCTACATCCTGAACGCCATCGCGGCCGGCGCCGACGTGGTGACCGGCCACGGCCACGGGCCGCTGAACCACGGCTTCGCACCCGTGGCGCAACGCATCGGGCGAGCGTGA
- the queE gene encoding 7-carboxy-7-deazaguanine synthase QueE — protein MLPINEVFETIQGEACMTGTPSVFLRLQACPVGCPWCDTKHTWALDPARQVAVADMLAKTDDADTWAAMEVDELLATVQAFRARHVVITGGEPALYDLVPLTTLLIAHSYSVQIETSGTHPIRVHPDTWVTVSPKLDMPGGLPVLPEALARANEVKHPVGKPADVERLLGLDLGRVPRSLIWLQPISQSPKATALCVDEATRHGWRVSIQTHKFLGVR, from the coding sequence ATGCTGCCAATCAACGAGGTGTTTGAAACCATCCAGGGCGAGGCCTGCATGACCGGCACGCCGTCCGTGTTCCTGCGCCTGCAGGCCTGCCCCGTGGGCTGCCCCTGGTGCGACACCAAGCACACCTGGGCGTTGGACCCGGCGCGGCAGGTGGCCGTGGCCGACATGCTGGCCAAGACCGACGATGCCGACACCTGGGCCGCCATGGAGGTGGATGAGCTGCTGGCCACCGTGCAGGCCTTTCGCGCCCGGCACGTGGTGATCACGGGCGGCGAGCCGGCGCTCTACGACCTGGTGCCCTTGACCACGCTCTTGATCGCGCACAGCTACTCGGTGCAGATCGAGACCTCGGGCACGCACCCCATCCGGGTGCACCCCGACACCTGGGTGACGGTGAGCCCCAAGCTCGACATGCCCGGTGGCCTGCCGGTGTTGCCCGAGGCGCTGGCGCGCGCCAACGAGGTCAAGCACCCCGTGGGCAAGCCTGCCGACGTCGAACGCCTGCTGGGCCTGGACCTGGGCCGCGTACCCCGGTCGCTCATCTGGCTGCAACCCATCAGCCAGAGCCCCAAGGCCACCGCGCTGTGCGTGGACGAGGCCACGCGCCATGGCTGGCGTGTCAGCATCCAAACGCACAAGTTCCTCGGCGTGCGGTGA
- a CDS encoding 6-pyruvoyl trahydropterin synthase family protein, whose amino-acid sequence MSYRSTKTYGHEVGLSVAFRQWRAASHCRLLHGYSLAFRFEFEAHALDERHWVVDFGGLKPLKAMLEATFDHKTVVAADDPEIAWFEEAARRGLLELVVLPGVGCEKFAEHVHGLATAWMRAQGLSPRCRLVSVEVKEHGANSAIYLGADHAANQRGV is encoded by the coding sequence ATGAGCTACCGATCGACCAAGACCTATGGCCACGAGGTGGGCCTGTCGGTGGCGTTTCGCCAGTGGCGGGCGGCCTCGCACTGCCGCCTGTTGCACGGCTACTCGCTGGCGTTTCGCTTCGAGTTCGAGGCGCATGCGCTGGATGAGCGCCACTGGGTGGTGGACTTTGGCGGCCTCAAGCCGCTCAAGGCGATGCTGGAAGCCACCTTTGACCACAAGACCGTGGTGGCCGCCGACGACCCCGAGATCGCCTGGTTTGAAGAGGCGGCCCGGCGCGGCCTGCTGGAGCTGGTGGTGTTGCCCGGCGTGGGCTGCGAAAAGTTCGCCGAACACGTGCACGGCCTGGCCACCGCGTGGATGCGCGCTCAAGGCCTGTCGCCGCGCTGCCGGCTGGTGTCGGTCGAGGTCAAGGAGCACGGCGCCAACAGCGCCATTTACCTGGGGGCGGACCATGCTGCCAATCAACGAGGTGTTTGA
- a CDS encoding thiamine phosphate synthase, with protein MSPGPFSRPAPLLPLDEVPRTSRPAAATRAAPGAHGPVRIAIVAATAHEAAQRQQVLVQAAAAWQVPAWVQVLGADELAGANTAPHVAWVHSAAPTVALATALRRWRETQPVAVLMDGALPQGEAWACLLEAGDVLMGSSADLLRWLAGRNGAALDKAVPSAPFLVDAWRSAKARLWPTGMPAPSACLRQAGGERQPGRADEGLQWLDSASAQGWLNPDPGLRRHWTADADAGWRMQAGATVLALAKGFVAADAITLGLTLDPAGRRCPVPLLSWSAVPTFTHDDGSVPHTPMPAAPSIYAIVDNAERLARCAEHGAQIVQLRTKLPPHPTPQDQARLRQAIAGSIEAAHAAGAALFINDHRQAALDLGASGLHLGQEDLLALTEMQRASLRQPRLASEGGRLLAVDWAQAPGDAPMRLLHLGISSHSVWELARARALAPDYIACGPVWATTTKDMPWHPQGLRNLRWWVANAGCPVVAIGGILSAEQIRDTAACGAAAVCVVRGLGDDPARTLPAMQQALAEGWARAQADRSAAPVLPHPSLASGFGVHDVREAHDAV; from the coding sequence ATGAGTCCGGGGCCCTTCAGCCGGCCGGCACCGCTGCTGCCACTGGACGAGGTGCCGCGCACGTCCCGGCCGGCGGCTGCCACGCGGGCGGCGCCGGGTGCACACGGCCCGGTGCGCATCGCCATCGTCGCCGCCACGGCGCACGAGGCGGCGCAACGCCAGCAGGTGCTGGTGCAGGCCGCCGCCGCCTGGCAGGTGCCGGCCTGGGTGCAGGTGCTGGGCGCCGATGAACTGGCCGGTGCAAACACCGCACCGCACGTGGCCTGGGTGCACAGCGCCGCGCCCACAGTGGCCCTGGCCACGGCCTTGCGGCGCTGGCGCGAGACGCAGCCCGTCGCCGTGCTGATGGACGGTGCGCTGCCGCAGGGCGAGGCCTGGGCCTGCCTGCTCGAAGCCGGTGATGTGCTGATGGGCAGCAGCGCCGACCTGTTGCGTTGGCTGGCCGGCCGCAACGGCGCGGCCCTCGACAAGGCCGTGCCGTCGGCGCCATTCCTGGTCGATGCCTGGCGCAGTGCCAAGGCCAGGCTGTGGCCCACGGGCATGCCCGCGCCCAGCGCCTGTCTGCGCCAGGCCGGGGGCGAACGCCAGCCGGGCCGCGCCGACGAGGGCCTGCAGTGGCTGGACAGCGCCTCGGCCCAAGGCTGGCTCAACCCCGACCCGGGCCTGCGCCGGCATTGGACGGCCGACGCCGACGCGGGTTGGCGCATGCAGGCCGGCGCCACCGTGCTGGCGCTGGCCAAGGGCTTTGTCGCGGCCGATGCCATCACCCTGGGCCTGACGCTGGACCCCGCGGGCCGGCGCTGCCCCGTGCCCCTGTTGAGCTGGAGCGCGGTGCCGACCTTCACGCACGACGACGGCAGCGTGCCGCACACCCCCATGCCTGCGGCCCCCAGCATCTACGCCATCGTCGACAACGCCGAGCGCCTGGCGCGCTGCGCCGAGCATGGCGCCCAGATCGTGCAGCTGCGCACCAAGCTGCCGCCGCACCCCACGCCGCAGGACCAGGCCCGGCTGCGCCAGGCGATTGCCGGCAGCATCGAGGCGGCGCACGCGGCCGGGGCGGCGCTGTTCATCAACGACCACCGGCAGGCTGCGTTGGACCTGGGCGCCAGTGGCCTGCACCTGGGCCAGGAAGACCTGCTGGCCCTGACCGAGATGCAGCGCGCCAGCCTGCGCCAGCCCCGTCTGGCCAGCGAGGGCGGGCGGTTGCTGGCCGTGGACTGGGCGCAGGCGCCGGGTGATGCGCCCATGCGGCTGCTGCACCTGGGCATCAGCTCGCACAGCGTGTGGGAGCTGGCGCGTGCGCGTGCCCTGGCGCCGGACTACATCGCCTGCGGCCCCGTCTGGGCCACGACCACCAAGGACATGCCCTGGCACCCGCAAGGCCTGCGCAACCTGCGCTGGTGGGTGGCGAACGCCGGCTGTCCGGTGGTGGCCATTGGCGGCATCTTGTCGGCCGAGCAGATCCGCGACACCGCCGCCTGCGGCGCGGCCGCCGTGTGCGTGGTGCGCGGCCTGGGCGACGACCCCGCGCGCACCCTGCCGGCCATGCAGCAGGCGCTGGCCGAGGGCTGGGCCCGCGCCCAGGCCGATCGGTCTGCCGCGCCGGTGCTGCCGCACCCCTCGCTCGCTTCGGGCTTCGGGGTGCACGATGTGCGTGAAGCGCACGATGCGGTGTAA
- a CDS encoding thiazole synthase, which translates to MNSAETSPPSAAAEPAGWVTAQRGADHWQVGDVTLTSRFLLGTAGYPSPKVLGDAIAASGSQVVTVGLKRQLSAAGDNGFVDIIRAALAGQGARLLPNTAGCRTAREAVQLAHMARELYDTAWLKLEVVGDEYTLQPDPYELVVAAQELVREGFTVFPYCTDDLVTCQRLLDVGCPLLMPWGAPIGSGQGLVNPFALRTLRERLPDTVLIIDAGIGAPSHAAQAMELGFDAVLLNSAVSQASEPVRMAGAFRQAVEAGRDAWLAGVMAKQDYAVASTPVTGNPFLLNPAASAGGLVLPGAGSAGGTR; encoded by the coding sequence ATGAATTCCGCAGAAACAAGCCCGCCGTCGGCGGCGGCCGAGCCGGCCGGCTGGGTCACGGCGCAGCGCGGTGCCGATCACTGGCAGGTCGGCGACGTGACGCTCACCAGCCGCTTCCTGCTGGGCACGGCCGGCTATCCCTCGCCCAAGGTGCTGGGCGACGCCATCGCGGCCTCGGGCTCGCAGGTCGTCACCGTGGGGCTCAAGCGCCAGCTCAGCGCTGCGGGCGACAACGGCTTTGTGGACATCATTCGCGCCGCGCTGGCCGGCCAGGGCGCGCGCCTGTTGCCCAACACGGCCGGCTGCCGCACCGCGCGCGAGGCCGTGCAGCTGGCCCACATGGCCCGCGAGCTGTACGACACCGCCTGGCTCAAGCTCGAGGTGGTGGGCGACGAGTACACGCTGCAGCCCGACCCCTATGAGCTGGTGGTGGCCGCGCAGGAGCTGGTGCGCGAAGGCTTCACGGTCTTTCCCTACTGCACCGACGACCTGGTGACCTGCCAGCGCTTGCTGGACGTGGGCTGCCCGCTGCTGATGCCCTGGGGCGCGCCCATCGGCTCCGGCCAAGGGCTGGTGAACCCGTTCGCACTGCGCACGCTGCGCGAGCGCCTGCCCGACACCGTGCTCATCATCGACGCGGGCATCGGGGCGCCCAGCCACGCTGCCCAGGCCATGGAGCTGGGCTTTGACGCCGTGCTGCTGAACTCGGCCGTGTCCCAGGCCAGCGAGCCGGTGCGCATGGCGGGGGCCTTCCGCCAGGCGGTCGAAGCGGGGCGCGACGCTTGGTTGGCCGGCGTGATGGCCAAGCAGGATTACGCCGTTGCCTCGACCCCGGTCACGGGCAACCCCTTTTTGCTGAACCCCGCCGCGTCGGCCGGCGGCCTGGTGCTGCCGGGCGCGGGCTCGGCCGGGGGCACGCGATGA
- the thiS gene encoding sulfur carrier protein ThiS encodes MNTPDTACHIADTADALAPRAAIAIQLDGQPRFVPDGCTLADLVAALGHAPQAVSTAVNEQFVPRGGRARALAAGDSVMLFQPIVGG; translated from the coding sequence ATGAACACCCCCGACACCGCCTGCCACATCGCCGACACCGCCGATGCGCTGGCCCCCCGCGCCGCGATCGCCATCCAGCTCGATGGCCAGCCGCGCTTCGTGCCCGATGGCTGCACGCTGGCCGATCTGGTGGCGGCGCTGGGCCACGCGCCGCAGGCCGTGAGCACGGCGGTGAACGAGCAGTTCGTGCCGCGCGGCGGGCGCGCGCGCGCGCTGGCGGCCGGCGACAGCGTGATGCTGTTCCAGCCCATCGTCGGGGGCTGA